AGTATATTATTTTATAATTTGGTACTGCAACTGTTTATGTAGGGATCTTTGGACGGGCATACATCCGGAAAAGAAGAGTGACTATGCGTACCTTGATTCGATGTGGTTTGATATGTACATCATTGGGAAACATAAATCAAAAGTCCTTAAATGGGTAAAAGCTATGAAAATATTCACAAGAAGATATGTATTTTTCCCCATTGTTTATTGGTATGTTGCTCGCTTTCTTATCTTGCACAATCACTTATTTGATTGGCATGATACTGAATATTCACTTCCTTGACTATATGTAGGGGACATTGGAGCCTCCTTGTTTTGTGTAATTTTGGCGAGACAAACTACTTGGGTACTCCAAAGGGGCCACGCATGCTACTGTTGGATTCACTTAGAACAACACAGCCAAAGAGGTTGCCATCTGTCATCAACAGGTTTGATCCATTTAGTTCATCCATCTCTAAGCATCCAAAAAAAATATGAACACGATGATATATCTGGTTACATGTTTACATATTTCTCTATAGCATGCTGTCCACGAGTCAAGATATCAAAACAATAATGTATTGTTTTAGATTATTATCCATAATAGTAGCCTACCATGGTGTTTGTATGTCCAAAATTATATATACCACATGGTGCATTGTACTTAGACTTTGCATGGAATGGACGTCAAAAGCCAACCGAGGCCACAATTTATGTTCACATAATTGGTTTGGTCATATATATATAGCCCATAAATTCCAACCTTATTCTGAATCTCTTATATTTATTAAACCATTATTGCTTGTGTGCCAGCTTCATTATTGATATTTTAAAAACAGAAGAGCGGGAAGAGATAGGGCATTTCACAAATCAAGTCCAACTTGAGTTTCCTGAGGTGTGAAGTTTACATCTGGAACTCTGTCTATTTTTATACTTTGCTGAATTATCCTCTAAATTGGTGCTTCTTAATATTGTGATTTTTGTTTATGGTTCTTAAATAATTGCAGGTTCCACAGCAAAGTGGAAATGATTGTGGTATATATGTTCTGTATTTTATATACTGTTTTCTCAAATTCGAAAAATTGGGAGAAGATTTGAGCCAGCTGGTGCGTAACGGATTTGAAGCTTTACAAAATATTCTTATTTGTGCCTTGCAAAATCTTTTTCCAATTTGTTTCTTTACGCGGATTGTTACtaatttgttgatttatgtga
Above is a genomic segment from Triticum dicoccoides isolate Atlit2015 ecotype Zavitan unplaced genomic scaffold, WEW_v2.0 scaffold170956, whole genome shotgun sequence containing:
- the LOC119344502 gene encoding probable ubiquitin-like-specific protease 2B is translated as YNVRDKTSKGMLDVEIFELYMEDLWTGIHPEKKSDYAYLDSMWFDMYIIGKHKSKVLKWVKAMKIFTRRYVFFPIVYWGHWSLLVLCNFGETNYLGTPKGPRMLLLDSLRTTQPKRLPSVINSFIIDILKTEEREEIGHFTNQVQLEFPEVPQQSGNDCGIYVLYFIYCFLKFEKLGEDLSQL